From a region of the Nitrospira sp. genome:
- the gmd gene encoding GDP-mannose 4,6-dehydratase → MKKALITGITGQDGSYLSEFLLGRDYEVYGIIRRSSSFNTGRIDPIYEDPHVPHRRLHLIYGDLNDASSLNRILRTVQPDEIYNLGAQSHVRVSFDIPEYTGEITGLGTIRLLEAIRESGLKPKFYQASSSEMFGKVLEVPQKETTPFYPRSPYGAAKVYSYWITVNYREAYDLFACNGILFNHESPRRGETFVTRKITKAAARIKLGTQHDLFLGNLDAKRDWGYAGDYVEAMWMMLQAPQPEDYVIATGETHTVKEMLELAFDRLQLDWKKHVKIDEKYYRPTEVDLLIGDATKAKKQLGWQPKVRFEELIAMMVDADLAAEKEKLDGTRKRT, encoded by the coding sequence GTGAAAAAAGCATTGATCACGGGGATTACGGGCCAAGATGGATCCTATCTGTCGGAGTTTCTACTCGGCAGAGACTATGAAGTGTACGGCATCATCCGCCGCTCCAGCTCCTTTAACACGGGCCGCATCGATCCGATTTATGAAGATCCGCATGTACCTCACCGGCGCCTCCACTTGATTTACGGAGACCTGAACGACGCCAGTTCGCTGAATCGGATCTTGCGCACCGTCCAACCCGATGAAATCTATAATCTCGGAGCGCAGAGTCACGTCCGTGTGAGCTTCGATATTCCCGAGTACACCGGAGAGATCACGGGGCTCGGCACGATTCGGCTTCTCGAGGCCATCCGCGAATCGGGGCTCAAACCAAAATTTTATCAAGCGTCGTCCAGCGAAATGTTCGGCAAGGTGCTGGAGGTCCCGCAGAAGGAAACGACTCCCTTCTATCCCAGGAGCCCGTATGGGGCGGCGAAGGTCTATTCTTATTGGATTACAGTGAACTATCGGGAGGCGTACGATCTGTTTGCATGCAATGGAATTCTGTTCAATCATGAATCGCCGCGACGGGGTGAAACCTTCGTCACGAGGAAAATCACCAAAGCGGCGGCGCGCATCAAGCTTGGGACCCAACACGATTTGTTCCTGGGAAACCTCGATGCGAAGCGCGACTGGGGGTACGCCGGCGACTATGTCGAAGCCATGTGGATGATGCTCCAAGCTCCACAGCCTGAAGACTATGTCATCGCAACGGGTGAAACCCATACGGTCAAGGAAATGTTGGAGCTGGCCTTTGACCGGCTCCAATTGGACTGGAAGAAACATGTGAAGATCGATGAGAAATATTATCGACCGACCGAAGTCGATCTGCTCATCGGGGACGCGACTAAGGCGAAAAAACAACTCGGTTGGCAGCCCAAGGTACGGTTCGAAGAGTTAATCGCCATGATGGTCGATGCGGATTTGGCAGCGGAAAAAGAAAAGTTGGATGGGACGAGAAAGCGAACCTAG
- a CDS encoding PDZ domain-containing protein, protein MVVCGLLIAHSINAFVAEALYVIPEHPSGSGSGGFPGSPLLASYSPTQAVDDVQASGLFVLPPTPQNGQTNATNSDRRGLSGTPVRASLGLAARIRLIGIVFGDQRGIFAIVEELSSKQQSLYRLHDSILDMGEVSEIRRNGLLVRQGNVEELLELAVTDNPTAPAGSSGTVPTAAQAPTPGAPLRKIVDRREVEQAMNDLPKLLSQARAAPFMVNGTINGFRLDYVAPASFYEKIGVQAGDVLQRVNGVDIRDPSTMLSLLQQLKNEQIVKLDVVRNNQRSTITYELR, encoded by the coding sequence ATGGTTGTGTGCGGTCTGCTCATCGCGCACTCAATCAATGCCTTCGTTGCCGAGGCACTATATGTGATCCCCGAGCATCCGTCTGGCTCCGGCAGCGGTGGATTTCCAGGCTCTCCGTTGCTGGCATCCTATTCACCGACTCAGGCGGTGGACGATGTGCAGGCCAGCGGTCTGTTCGTACTCCCTCCAACACCTCAGAACGGACAAACGAATGCGACGAATTCTGATAGACGCGGTCTCTCCGGGACTCCGGTTCGCGCGTCCCTCGGATTGGCGGCAAGGATTCGCTTGATCGGTATCGTGTTCGGCGATCAGCGCGGCATCTTTGCAATCGTTGAGGAGCTGTCGTCCAAACAACAATCATTATATCGCCTCCATGATTCAATTCTCGATATGGGAGAAGTGAGCGAGATTCGTCGAAACGGACTCCTGGTCCGTCAAGGCAATGTCGAGGAGTTGTTGGAACTGGCGGTAACCGACAACCCGACCGCACCGGCCGGTTCTTCCGGCACGGTTCCTACTGCCGCCCAGGCACCGACACCCGGCGCTCCTCTGCGAAAAATCGTCGACCGCCGTGAAGTGGAACAAGCCATGAATGATCTGCCGAAACTCTTGTCGCAGGCCAGAGCCGCCCCATTCATGGTGAACGGGACTATAAACGGATTCCGCCTGGACTACGTCGCTCCGGCCAGCTTCTATGAAAAAATCGGGGTTCAGGCGGGGGACGTGCTGCAACGGGTCAATGGCGTCGATATCCGTGATCCCAGCACCATGTTGAGCTTACTGCAGCAACTCAAGAATGAGCAGATCGTCAAGCTCGACGTGGTTCGAAATAATCAACGCTCCACGATCACGTACGAGCTTCGCTGA
- the gspE gene encoding type II secretion system ATPase GspE: MAYQQDKGGRLGEVLLHLRSLREEQLLEALAQQFEMAWMPQLDTTSVDHELIKRVPIAFCRRYRVLPLRSEDGAILTASTDPLETVALDDLRLLLGKPIKPVLTTSVVLLACLNRAYDEIANPAGAEQVMEDIAASKSLDQLAHELDEPQDLLDSTDEAPIIRLVNSVLFQAVRQRASDIHFESFERGLVVRYRIDGVLYPVLTPPKHLQASIIARLKIMAGLNIAEKRLPQDGRFAIRTAGKDIDLRVSVLPTSHGERVVLRLLEKENRLLNLSEMGFSKERLAVIHQLIQLAHGIILVTGPTGSGKTTTLYAALSHINAPDKNIITVEDPVEYQLLGVGQMQVNPKINLSFAAGLRSILRQDPDVIMIGEIRDRETAEIAIHASLTGHLVFSTLHTNDAASAATRLIDMGIEPFLVASSVVAVLAQRLLRKICPDCKHPYTPSEEELSRLDLAPGSNITLYRGVGCAACSQTGYRGRTGIFELMVLDDEIRRLIGSKADSTAIKHAAIAKGVVTLKQEGAERVIQGHTTMEEFMRITQQEIEVD; the protein is encoded by the coding sequence CTGGCCTATCAACAGGACAAGGGTGGCCGATTGGGAGAAGTCCTCCTGCATCTGCGCTCACTGCGGGAGGAACAACTCTTGGAAGCACTCGCGCAGCAATTTGAGATGGCCTGGATGCCTCAGCTGGATACCACTTCTGTCGACCATGAACTGATCAAAAGAGTCCCGATCGCCTTTTGCCGGCGATACCGCGTCTTGCCGCTCCGATCTGAAGACGGGGCCATCTTGACCGCCTCGACTGACCCCCTGGAAACCGTCGCGCTGGATGACCTTCGACTGCTGCTGGGCAAACCGATTAAGCCGGTTTTGACGACGAGCGTCGTCCTCCTTGCCTGTTTAAACCGGGCCTATGACGAGATCGCCAACCCGGCCGGCGCCGAGCAAGTCATGGAAGATATCGCCGCCAGCAAGAGCCTCGACCAGCTGGCGCACGAACTTGATGAGCCGCAAGACTTGCTGGACTCGACCGATGAGGCCCCGATCATCCGGTTGGTCAACTCGGTGTTGTTTCAGGCCGTTCGGCAACGAGCGAGCGACATCCATTTCGAATCGTTCGAACGCGGACTGGTGGTCAGGTATCGCATCGACGGTGTGCTGTATCCGGTTCTTACACCACCCAAGCATTTGCAAGCCAGCATTATCGCGCGCCTGAAAATCATGGCCGGCCTCAACATCGCCGAAAAGCGCTTGCCGCAGGACGGCCGGTTCGCCATTCGCACTGCCGGGAAGGACATCGACCTCCGGGTCTCCGTGCTGCCTACCTCGCACGGCGAGCGGGTCGTCTTGCGATTACTGGAGAAGGAAAACCGCCTCTTGAACCTGTCGGAGATGGGCTTCTCGAAGGAACGTCTCGCGGTAATTCATCAGCTGATCCAACTCGCTCACGGGATCATTCTCGTCACCGGCCCCACGGGGAGCGGCAAGACCACCACCCTGTATGCCGCCCTGAGCCACATCAATGCCCCGGACAAGAACATCATCACGGTCGAAGATCCGGTGGAATACCAGCTACTCGGCGTCGGGCAAATGCAGGTGAACCCCAAGATCAATTTGTCGTTCGCGGCCGGACTGCGGTCCATCCTCCGGCAAGATCCTGATGTCATCATGATCGGCGAAATTCGCGACCGCGAAACGGCGGAGATCGCCATCCACGCATCGTTGACCGGACATCTGGTGTTCTCCACTCTGCATACAAACGACGCCGCGAGCGCGGCCACTCGGCTGATCGATATGGGGATCGAGCCTTTTCTGGTCGCGTCATCGGTCGTCGCCGTCCTGGCTCAACGACTGCTCAGAAAGATTTGCCCGGACTGCAAACACCCCTATACACCGAGCGAGGAAGAATTGAGCCGGCTCGACCTTGCGCCTGGTTCAAACATCACCCTCTATCGAGGAGTCGGATGCGCCGCCTGTTCTCAGACCGGCTATCGTGGGCGCACCGGCATCTTCGAGCTCATGGTGCTCGACGACGAAATCAGACGCCTCATCGGAAGCAAGGCTGACTCGACGGCCATCAAGCACGCGGCGATCGCCAAAGGGGTCGTGACGCTGAAGCAAGAAGGCGCTGAACGTGTCATCCAAGGCCACACCACGATGGAGGAATTCATGAGGATCACTCAACAAGAGATTGAAGTCGACTAA
- the gspF gene encoding type II secretion system inner membrane protein GspF, protein MPVYQYHGYRNDGGTAAGIIDAENVKVARLKLRKEGVYPTDVVEQSQSTVRSPDKPRATTGRTIGRSSVLTANDLSLLTRQFATLLVAGLPLVDALGVLVDQAEKKSIKALLADIREQIRGGKALSAVLESYDKDFSAIYVHMVRAGEASGALDQILFRLAEFLEKQLALKNKVTNAILYPVLMLIVGMSVLFFLVTFVVPKITAVFVSMKQALPWPTVALMSASGFLADYWMVLLTLVGASLYMTRRFIRTGPGRMVADRIILRLPLVGDVARMVSISRLTSTLATMLASGVQLLDALDVSKRVMNNRVLEATVEGARQNIREGETIADPLKRSGEFPALVTHMIAVGEKSGEMEEMLRRVSQIYDGEVERVITRLTSLMEPIMILVMGVIVFFIVVAILLPIFEMGQMIH, encoded by the coding sequence ATGCCCGTCTATCAATACCACGGGTACCGCAACGACGGCGGGACCGCAGCCGGAATCATCGATGCGGAGAACGTCAAGGTTGCGCGGCTGAAGCTGAGAAAAGAAGGCGTCTATCCGACGGACGTCGTCGAGCAGAGCCAGTCCACGGTTCGGTCACCGGACAAACCCCGTGCCACCACCGGGCGCACGATCGGACGGTCGTCCGTCCTGACGGCCAACGACCTGTCCTTGCTGACCAGGCAGTTTGCGACGCTCTTAGTGGCCGGGCTCCCACTCGTCGACGCCCTCGGCGTGCTCGTGGATCAAGCGGAGAAGAAATCCATCAAAGCACTCCTCGCGGACATCCGCGAGCAAATTCGCGGAGGAAAAGCCTTGAGCGCGGTCCTTGAATCCTATGACAAGGATTTTTCCGCCATCTATGTCCACATGGTACGAGCCGGCGAGGCCAGCGGCGCGCTCGATCAGATTTTATTCAGGCTTGCGGAGTTTTTGGAGAAACAACTGGCCTTGAAGAACAAAGTCACCAACGCCATCCTCTATCCTGTGCTCATGCTCATCGTCGGAATGTCGGTTCTGTTTTTCTTGGTGACCTTCGTCGTCCCGAAGATCACGGCGGTCTTTGTCAGCATGAAACAGGCGCTTCCCTGGCCGACGGTCGCCCTGATGTCGGCGAGCGGATTCCTCGCCGACTATTGGATGGTGCTGCTGACCCTGGTGGGTGCAAGCCTGTATATGACCCGGCGATTTATCCGGACCGGGCCAGGCCGAATGGTCGCAGACCGTATAATACTGAGACTCCCCTTAGTCGGAGATGTCGCGCGCATGGTATCGATTTCCAGGCTCACGAGTACGCTGGCGACGATGCTGGCGAGCGGCGTTCAATTGCTCGATGCGCTGGATGTCTCTAAACGAGTCATGAACAATCGGGTACTTGAAGCCACAGTGGAAGGGGCCCGGCAGAATATCCGCGAGGGTGAGACCATCGCGGACCCCTTGAAGCGAAGTGGAGAATTTCCCGCGCTCGTCACCCACATGATCGCCGTCGGTGAGAAAAGCGGTGAGATGGAAGAAATGTTGCGTCGTGTCAGTCAAATTTACGACGGCGAAGTCGAGCGAGTCATCACGCGGTTGACCTCGCTGATGGAACCGATCATGATTCTGGTCATGGGCGTCATAGTGTTTTTTATTGTCGTCGCGATTCTGTTGCCCATCTTTGAGATGGGTCAGATGATCCACTAA
- the gspG gene encoding type II secretion system major pseudopilin GspG produces the protein MQSRDTTPVGEENRLLRVFVYLARRTSRNSAGFTFIEIMVVVAILAILAALVVPRIMGRTDDAKRTAAKVQIRNIEGALQLYKLDNGVYPTTEQGLKALIEKPSVGVVPKKWKIGGYLPKLPEDPWGNPYKYLSPVQRGDQKIDYEVTSLGTDGEVGGEGVNADITNWNLDKE, from the coding sequence ATGCAGAGCCGGGACACCACACCTGTCGGCGAAGAAAACCGACTGCTTCGCGTATTCGTCTACCTGGCCCGGCGGACTTCAAGGAACTCCGCCGGTTTTACGTTCATTGAAATCATGGTGGTCGTGGCCATCTTGGCCATTCTTGCCGCCTTGGTGGTTCCGCGCATTATGGGCAGAACGGATGACGCCAAACGAACCGCGGCAAAGGTGCAGATTCGAAATATCGAGGGTGCGCTCCAGCTCTACAAGTTGGATAACGGCGTCTACCCCACGACCGAACAGGGCCTCAAGGCGCTGATCGAAAAACCGTCGGTCGGGGTTGTGCCCAAGAAGTGGAAGATCGGAGGGTACCTGCCGAAACTCCCGGAAGATCCGTGGGGCAATCCCTACAAGTATCTCAGCCCGGTCCAACGGGGAGATCAAAAGATCGACTATGAAGTCACCTCCTTGGGAACAGACGGCGAAGTCGGCGGTGAAGGTGTGAACGCCGACATCACCAATTGGAATCTGGACAAAGAATAG
- a CDS encoding prepilin-type N-terminal cleavage/methylation domain-containing protein → MLRRDAPSNRKRQVRGLSCASRPTRRPLRSSGGFTLLEMLIALFLLAGVVVIVLPRISLDEDLRSTGRKLVGILRTLQGMAITSQTPIKLYLDLDQGKYWMMTVEGKEERIPLDPGWKTPRTLPESIRFTEVSIGQDKRFSGRVAVTFFTSGRIEPVTMYLMDGKSNLLALAVDSLTGGIRVSDERLDPPPNRIIPDRVKLLLKASAQAGVGGAPRGILPNQ, encoded by the coding sequence ATGCTCAGGCGCGATGCACCATCGAATCGAAAGCGGCAGGTTCGAGGACTCAGTTGCGCCTCACGCCCTACGCGTCGCCCATTACGTTCTTCCGGCGGCTTCACTCTCCTTGAAATGCTGATTGCCCTGTTTCTCCTGGCCGGAGTCGTCGTCATCGTTCTCCCTCGGATCAGTCTCGACGAAGATTTACGTTCCACTGGAAGAAAACTGGTCGGGATCCTACGAACCTTACAAGGTATGGCCATTACGAGTCAGACGCCCATCAAGCTCTACCTCGATCTGGATCAGGGGAAATACTGGATGATGACCGTGGAAGGAAAGGAAGAGCGCATCCCGCTTGATCCGGGTTGGAAAACACCCCGTACACTCCCTGAATCGATCCGCTTTACGGAGGTCTCCATCGGACAAGACAAGCGCTTCTCCGGAAGAGTCGCGGTGACGTTTTTTACCAGCGGGCGTATTGAACCGGTCACCATGTATCTGATGGACGGCAAGAGCAATCTCTTGGCATTGGCAGTCGATTCTTTGACCGGGGGAATTCGAGTCAGCGACGAACGACTCGATCCTCCACCCAACCGGATCATCCCCGACCGCGTAAAACTTCTATTGAAAGCCAGTGCGCAAGCCGGTGTCGGAGGGGCGCCGAGGGGGATATTACCCAATCAGTGA
- a CDS encoding prepilin-type N-terminal cleavage/methylation domain-containing protein codes for MGRNVHHPNFDERGFTLLEVLLAIALLAIALPILLGLRNFDLDLQGRATELTAATLLAQEKLVETELSGQYSIGETVGDFPNLPLGAQTTTQAVPRAVGYKWKRTIAPTPLELIREIRIKVFWPRGELEESVEVSTYVFAGRLTF; via the coding sequence ATGGGACGGAATGTACACCACCCCAATTTCGATGAACGCGGTTTCACGTTGCTCGAAGTGCTGCTGGCAATCGCCTTATTGGCGATCGCACTTCCGATTCTCCTCGGCCTCAGAAATTTCGACCTGGATCTTCAGGGTCGAGCGACCGAACTGACTGCCGCGACCCTCTTGGCCCAAGAGAAATTAGTGGAAACTGAACTCTCTGGACAATATTCCATAGGAGAGACTGTCGGGGATTTTCCGAACCTCCCGCTCGGAGCCCAGACCACAACCCAAGCGGTCCCCAGGGCCGTCGGTTACAAATGGAAGCGTACCATCGCGCCGACCCCGCTGGAGTTGATTCGAGAGATTCGCATCAAGGTGTTTTGGCCGCGTGGCGAGCTTGAAGAAAGTGTGGAGGTGAGTACCTATGTCTTTGCCGGGCGTCTCACCTTCTAA
- a CDS encoding prepilin-type N-terminal cleavage/methylation domain-containing protein has product MSLPGVSPSKQQSGFTLVEVLVAIALLGLIGAMVFGSLITTTRTIDAGRDHAAREETVRKLLRLMAEEISLSKRNLAYPWVGMNGTWEGYPADTLAFLAMSQELSTSTAKETDPTNMMSKESETVRVVYTRERDRLIRFVRKNVYTLTDTNESLDQMELADRVQAFNVRYYDDQNRLWLDEWPTASKMPKAVLLEVTFQDPDTEPWTVREWVAIGTP; this is encoded by the coding sequence ATGTCTTTGCCGGGCGTCTCACCTTCTAAACAGCAAAGTGGTTTTACGCTTGTCGAGGTCTTGGTTGCCATTGCCCTGCTGGGCCTCATTGGCGCCATGGTCTTTGGATCACTCATCACGACAACGCGAACCATCGATGCCGGAAGAGATCATGCGGCAAGGGAAGAAACCGTCAGAAAGCTGTTGCGCCTTATGGCAGAGGAAATCTCACTCAGTAAGCGCAATCTCGCATACCCGTGGGTCGGGATGAACGGGACATGGGAAGGGTATCCGGCCGATACACTCGCGTTCCTCGCGATGAGTCAGGAGTTGAGTACCTCAACCGCCAAAGAGACCGATCCCACAAATATGATGAGCAAGGAGAGCGAAACCGTTCGAGTCGTGTACACGCGGGAACGCGACCGGCTGATCCGCTTCGTCCGCAAAAACGTCTACACATTGACCGACACCAACGAATCGTTGGATCAGATGGAGTTGGCGGATCGTGTGCAAGCCTTCAACGTCCGGTACTACGACGACCAGAACAGGCTCTGGCTCGATGAATGGCCGACGGCCAGCAAAATGCCCAAGGCCGTACTGCTTGAAGTAACGTTTCAGGATCCCGATACCGAGCCTTGGACGGTGCGGGAATGGGTGGCGATCGGAACACCATGA
- the gspN gene encoding type II secretion system protein GspN produces the protein MGGDRNTMTFKWTDAWREILAWTVGGVCILAVCVMATFPYGMLQARLVAELKRATGMDVRVADWTLGLPLSLEWRNVTLSKQNLAPFQMAVLQAKLGIMKALSGALGLDLVVQLDENSSHTSLAKGTLTASSFSFSGPVTAKGQFQQVDLSKVVRRYVTHGTLNGDFSHRVDSGLGAGTRMKGEGTWTADATDLVIDQIPLGNGRTLSLTFSKVSAGLACRDLLCEVTQLKGEGIDGSFSGEGNITLQQPMPNSQLHLTVTVIPGPGFVAKAGTLGLPSPPPGTPMTVKIVGTLAQARIAL, from the coding sequence ATGGGTGGCGATCGGAACACCATGACCTTTAAATGGACTGACGCATGGAGAGAGATCCTGGCGTGGACCGTGGGCGGAGTCTGCATCTTGGCTGTGTGCGTGATGGCCACCTTTCCGTATGGAATGCTCCAGGCCAGGTTGGTTGCGGAGCTCAAGCGAGCCACCGGTATGGATGTCCGAGTGGCCGATTGGACCCTGGGATTGCCGCTGAGCCTGGAATGGAGGAACGTCACTCTATCGAAGCAGAACTTGGCTCCCTTCCAGATGGCCGTTCTGCAAGCCAAGCTCGGAATCATGAAGGCCTTGAGCGGCGCGCTCGGACTCGACCTAGTCGTGCAGTTGGATGAGAACTCATCGCATACCAGTCTTGCCAAGGGCACGCTCACGGCCTCGTCGTTTTCGTTCTCCGGCCCCGTCACGGCAAAGGGTCAGTTTCAGCAGGTGGATCTCTCCAAAGTCGTCCGCCGCTATGTCACTCACGGCACGCTCAACGGAGATTTCTCTCATCGGGTCGACTCCGGCTTGGGAGCCGGAACCAGGATGAAGGGCGAAGGGACATGGACCGCGGACGCAACGGACCTGGTCATCGACCAGATTCCACTCGGCAACGGCCGAACCTTGTCGCTGACGTTCAGCAAAGTCTCGGCAGGGCTGGCGTGCCGGGACCTCCTCTGCGAAGTCACCCAGTTGAAGGGCGAGGGAATCGACGGCTCGTTCTCGGGCGAAGGGAACATCACCCTTCAGCAGCCGATGCCGAACAGCCAATTGCACCTCACGGTGACGGTAATCCCAGGCCCCGGCTTTGTGGCGAAAGCCGGGACACTCGGCCTCCCCTCACCGCCTCCTGGAACCCCCATGACCGTGAAGATCGTCGGAACCTTGGCACAGGCGAGGATTGCATTGTAA
- the pilM gene encoding pilus assembly protein PilM — protein MSIVNECVGLDIGQTGLKAVRFRRRLSGRETVDYFQHPMPFSRPEDLEPARRVQSLRGFLWKNGLYATDRLVTAIPCQDLFVRTLSFPFKDSAKLAQVVPFEVENLVPMPLEDLAVGSLVLPPGQLVEGASRESKGSEVLVTAAPRDKVDEHLKFLAQADVEPSAINVDAMALFSVTQFLQEEGAAVPQDLAIIDVGASKTTLCLVQGGRPVMLRTILWGGNHVTHALAVRHACSFADAERHKRTMAVDQVHGMLEPILRELRITLQGYQGNDRSRLTHCWVCGGGSKLQDIGGYISRQLGLYPVGPRQGFGADTPRAFSIAFGLAIHPKIIRPRWRFKSSPLGLALDLKGVSEAGSPDSAMTKRDRRLATAAGLVIAVFALVDFSIHFMLQDQRVTRLKTALHSQYEQLFGPGAASGEELDQAQYRLGVLDKSLGLVDATNGKALLTLSTFVKQLPPGTMVKVRELTVDGAVIILEGEATSFDAVERIKQTFISSPRLTDVSVTETRVGATSNQVVFRMTVTVQQP, from the coding sequence ATGTCAATCGTGAACGAATGTGTGGGGCTGGATATCGGGCAAACGGGCTTGAAAGCCGTCCGTTTCCGCCGCCGTCTGAGCGGACGCGAAACCGTCGACTACTTTCAACACCCCATGCCGTTTTCCCGTCCGGAAGATCTTGAACCGGCTCGACGCGTGCAGTCGCTGCGGGGATTCCTCTGGAAGAATGGACTCTATGCCACAGATCGATTGGTCACCGCGATTCCCTGCCAGGACCTCTTCGTCAGAACGCTCTCGTTTCCCTTCAAGGATTCAGCCAAGCTAGCCCAAGTCGTGCCCTTTGAAGTCGAGAATCTTGTGCCCATGCCGCTCGAAGATCTCGCGGTCGGAAGCCTGGTCTTACCGCCTGGACAGCTGGTTGAAGGGGCTTCCCGCGAGTCCAAGGGCTCGGAGGTTCTGGTCACGGCAGCGCCAAGAGACAAGGTCGACGAGCATCTCAAGTTTTTGGCCCAAGCCGATGTGGAACCGTCGGCAATCAATGTCGATGCCATGGCGCTCTTTTCCGTCACTCAATTTCTGCAGGAAGAAGGAGCCGCCGTCCCGCAAGATTTGGCCATCATCGACGTCGGAGCTTCGAAAACCACCCTCTGTCTGGTGCAGGGGGGACGTCCCGTCATGCTCCGGACGATTCTCTGGGGCGGTAACCATGTGACGCACGCCCTGGCTGTCCGGCACGCCTGCAGCTTCGCCGACGCGGAACGTCACAAGCGCACGATGGCCGTGGATCAAGTACACGGCATGTTGGAGCCTATCCTGAGAGAGCTTCGGATCACATTACAGGGCTATCAAGGAAACGACCGTAGTCGCTTGACTCACTGCTGGGTATGCGGAGGAGGGTCGAAGCTCCAGGACATCGGAGGTTACATCTCTCGTCAATTAGGACTCTATCCGGTAGGGCCGCGCCAAGGATTTGGCGCCGATACTCCGAGAGCATTTTCCATCGCATTCGGTTTGGCCATTCACCCGAAAATCATCCGACCCCGCTGGCGGTTCAAATCGTCTCCGCTAGGGCTCGCGCTTGATCTGAAAGGGGTCTCGGAAGCGGGTTCACCGGACTCCGCCATGACCAAACGAGACCGCCGGTTGGCGACGGCCGCCGGCTTGGTGATCGCCGTCTTTGCTCTCGTGGATTTCTCGATTCACTTCATGCTGCAGGATCAACGAGTGACCAGGCTGAAAACCGCCCTGCACAGCCAATATGAGCAACTCTTCGGACCAGGCGCCGCCTCCGGAGAAGAACTTGATCAAGCACAATACCGACTCGGAGTCCTCGACAAGTCACTCGGCCTTGTCGATGCTACGAACGGGAAGGCCTTGCTCACGCTCTCGACATTCGTGAAACAACTGCCGCCGGGAACGATGGTCAAGGTCCGCGAGCTGACCGTCGATGGCGCGGTTATTATCCTGGAGGGAGAGGCCACGTCTTTTGACGCGGTGGAACGCATCAAACAAACCTTCATATCGAGCCCGCGGCTGACGGACGTGTCGGTGACGGAAACGCGAGTGGGCGCGACTTCCAATCAAGTTGTGTTTCGCATGACGGTGACGGTGCAGCAACCATGA
- a CDS encoding type II secretion system protein M, giving the protein MSQRERVIMLTGGIVLGLSLLFVLIVDPLLDKLDRLERQAVRKQKDLAELTVLGQTYLAKRDRLTKVESRMPGADSHFSLLTFMEEAATTAHVRERIAGMQPQVQSLAQGYEETAVDLRLEGVQLPELLALLVAIDQAPYDLHVRHLQIRPKFDNPVNIDATIRVLSYAKS; this is encoded by the coding sequence ATGTCACAGCGCGAGCGCGTCATCATGCTGACCGGCGGAATCGTGCTCGGACTCAGCCTGCTCTTTGTGCTGATTGTGGATCCCCTGCTGGACAAGCTCGATCGCCTCGAACGCCAGGCGGTGCGGAAACAGAAAGACCTCGCCGAGCTGACTGTGCTCGGCCAAACCTATCTTGCCAAACGAGACCGCTTGACCAAGGTCGAAAGTCGCATGCCCGGAGCCGACAGCCATTTCTCTCTCCTCACGTTTATGGAAGAAGCGGCGACCACCGCGCACGTGCGCGAGCGAATTGCCGGCATGCAGCCGCAAGTACAGTCGCTGGCGCAAGGGTATGAAGAAACAGCCGTCGATCTCCGGTTGGAAGGCGTTCAACTTCCGGAGTTACTGGCGTTACTGGTCGCCATCGATCAAGCTCCATACGACCTTCATGTTCGCCACCTGCAAATTCGCCCGAAATTCGATAATCCCGTCAATATCGACGCAACCATTCGTGTCTTGAGCTATGCCAAGAGCTGA